The following are from one region of the Candidatus Zixiibacteriota bacterium genome:
- a CDS encoding DNA-protecting protein DprA → MKNIDEYSLSAQIWALRHYGEVGPRAFRVLLARFGCPAEILMAEKEQLLAIEGLGDKKSGKITEAAEHLDESEDFIRSLEARKMAHCSMFDDFYPALLEELNDPPPIIFHMGKLPRRDEPTVAIVGSHKATGAGIGYALDLASRLAEKKISIISGLAEGIDASAHIGALKAGGRTHAVIGSGLEEIYPVENKALAEEIIKHGSVISEYSPESKIIPGRLKARNRLVAGLSQSVVIGEVMADSNGTLDTATFCHELGKLMFIMLDGCERPERDNSSVKKIIALGAIPFHLDSGVDLIVKSMV, encoded by the coding sequence ATGAAAAATATCGACGAATATTCACTATCGGCCCAGATTTGGGCATTGCGTCATTATGGCGAGGTGGGCCCCCGGGCTTTTCGGGTATTACTGGCCCGATTCGGCTGCCCGGCCGAAATTCTAATGGCCGAAAAAGAGCAGTTGCTGGCGATTGAGGGTCTGGGGGATAAAAAGTCCGGCAAGATTACCGAGGCGGCGGAGCATCTTGATGAATCCGAGGATTTTATCCGGTCCCTCGAGGCGAGAAAAATGGCTCATTGTTCGATGTTCGATGATTTCTATCCGGCTCTATTGGAGGAACTCAATGATCCTCCGCCGATTATTTTTCATATGGGCAAATTACCTCGCCGCGATGAACCGACCGTGGCCATTGTCGGATCACATAAGGCCACCGGGGCGGGAATCGGGTACGCATTAGATCTGGCCTCACGACTGGCCGAAAAAAAGATCTCAATAATATCCGGTCTGGCCGAAGGGATCGACGCCTCGGCACATATTGGGGCTTTGAAAGCCGGGGGCCGAACCCATGCGGTAATCGGATCGGGGCTGGAGGAGATATACCCGGTTGAGAACAAAGCCCTGGCCGAGGAAATAATCAAACACGGCAGTGTCATCTCGGAATATTCGCCCGAAAGCAAGATCATCCCGGGCCGGTTGAAGGCCCGTAATCGGCTGGTGGCCGGGCTATCGCAATCGGTAGTGATCGGGGAGGTGATGGCCGATTCGAACGGGACACTGGACACCGCCACCTTCTGTCATGAACTCGGTAAACTGATGTTTATTATGCTTGATGGATGCGAACGGCCGGAGCGCGACAATTCCAGTGTGAAAAAAATAATCGCCCTTGGCGCGATTCCATTCCATCTCGACAGCGGGGTGGATTTGATAGTCAAGTCCATGGTTTAA
- a CDS encoding CDGSH iron-sulfur domain-containing protein: MSDEKSSEKPVIEAVKNASFKVSRLQNLYNSRGEKIPTKETFWLCRCGHSENKPFCDGRHKQVGFSDEKSDDRVAYHWKDYTGKEITVHDNRGLCSHSAECLKNLPAVFDNQRKPWVLPDAATVEKVIETIKKCPSGALGYSVTGEKYVAFGGEPAVHIARNGPLNVTGGIEYKDGDNNLPDTTDHYSLCRCGKSKNKPFCDGTHRIIHFRDDKN; the protein is encoded by the coding sequence ATGAGCGATGAAAAATCATCCGAAAAACCCGTTATCGAGGCGGTGAAAAACGCATCATTTAAGGTCAGCCGCTTGCAAAACCTGTACAACTCGCGCGGAGAGAAGATCCCGACCAAAGAAACTTTCTGGCTGTGCCGTTGCGGTCATTCCGAGAATAAACCTTTTTGCGACGGGCGCCATAAACAGGTCGGATTCTCCGATGAGAAATCCGATGACCGGGTGGCATATCATTGGAAGGATTATACCGGTAAAGAAATTACAGTGCATGATAATCGCGGACTCTGTTCCCATTCGGCGGAGTGTCTTAAAAATCTCCCGGCTGTTTTCGATAACCAGCGCAAACCCTGGGTTCTTCCCGATGCCGCGACCGTTGAAAAGGTGATTGAGACAATCAAAAAATGTCCGTCTGGGGCCTTGGGCTATTCTGTCACGGGTGAAAAATATGTCGCCTTTGGCGGCGAACCGGCTGTCCATATCGCCCGAAATGGACCCCTTAATGTCACTGGCGGGATAGAATATAAAGATGGTGATAACAATCTTCCCGATACCACAGACCATTATTCCCTCTGTCGTTGCGGGAAATCCAAAAATAAGCCGTTTTGCGATGGAACACATAGGATAATACATTTCCGGGATGACAAAAATTAG
- a CDS encoding macro domain-containing protein, producing MGSGVTGAIKRKGGDMIEKEAMAKGPITVGQAVETTAGRLPHKYVIHAAGMGQNLRTDERIIAEVTRNCLLLADRLGLKSLAFPAIGTGVGGFSVERCARIMIDCARELSGQRQSLEKIIFVLYDRDSYAAFKKERDRTLSE from the coding sequence ATGGGTTCCGGGGTGACCGGAGCCATCAAGCGCAAGGGCGGCGATATGATCGAAAAGGAGGCGATGGCCAAAGGTCCGATTACGGTCGGTCAGGCGGTGGAGACAACCGCGGGGCGACTGCCCCATAAGTACGTTATTCATGCGGCCGGAATGGGTCAGAATCTTCGCACCGATGAAAGGATTATTGCCGAGGTTACCCGTAACTGCTTATTGCTGGCGGATCGTCTGGGGCTGAAATCGCTGGCTTTTCCGGCCATCGGAACCGGAGTCGGCGGTTTTTCGGTGGAGCGGTGCGCCCGGATAATGATCGATTGTGCCCGCGAGTTATCGGGACAACGGCAGTCGCTTGAGAAAATAATTTTCGTATTGTATGACCGGGATTCTTACGCAGCCTTTAAAAAGGAGCGAGATCGGACGTTATCCGAGTGA
- a CDS encoding protein DA1: MKTIRKSRLTIILLLVMVLLAAAIISTVSGKNQIICDYCKQQINGPYIEAGGKYFHPIHFLCENCKKPIDPAKYYQKDGKFYCPDCYTKLFAPRCAYCGGILGEGYILADGKTYHKDCYYNNVAIRCSVCGELITGNYITDFWGNIYHPDHQNEYPKCDYCGRLIAANLTGEGQVYPDGRHICGICLKTAVNDIGRATAIFSKVKLHLASVGIWVEDSDVSLHLVDRHEMADISKIDHEGNQAFIKYYEVTDENGHKLRTYDIYILEGIPEISFIAAAAHELMHVWQYINAPADNDPALCEGSCNYASYLVLEHYPDKMAEYQKETIRQDQDKIYGDGFRRVSRLVEDHGAAFWLRHLKNHKEFPAGY; the protein is encoded by the coding sequence ATGAAGACAATTAGAAAAAGCCGCCTGACAATAATATTACTTTTGGTCATGGTTCTTCTTGCGGCCGCCATTATCTCCACCGTTTCAGGCAAAAACCAGATAATCTGCGATTACTGCAAACAGCAGATAAACGGGCCCTATATCGAGGCCGGCGGTAAATATTTTCACCCGATTCATTTCCTATGCGAAAACTGTAAAAAGCCGATTGATCCGGCCAAATATTACCAGAAAGACGGTAAATTCTACTGCCCGGATTGTTATACCAAGCTGTTTGCTCCGCGATGCGCTTACTGCGGGGGTATTCTCGGAGAAGGATACATTCTCGCCGATGGCAAAACCTATCACAAGGACTGCTATTACAATAACGTTGCTATCAGGTGTTCCGTCTGCGGGGAATTGATTACCGGCAATTATATAACCGATTTCTGGGGGAATATCTATCACCCTGATCATCAGAATGAGTATCCCAAATGCGATTATTGCGGCCGCCTGATTGCCGCTAACCTGACCGGCGAGGGACAGGTTTATCCCGATGGTCGGCATATCTGCGGGATCTGCCTGAAAACAGCCGTCAATGATATCGGGCGAGCCACGGCCATTTTCAGTAAAGTCAAACTCCACCTTGCCAGTGTCGGTATCTGGGTCGAAGATAGTGATGTCAGCCTGCATCTGGTCGACCGTCATGAAATGGCGGATATTTCCAAAATCGACCATGAGGGCAACCAGGCATTTATTAAATATTATGAAGTCACCGACGAAAACGGCCATAAATTACGTACATATGATATCTATATTCTCGAAGGGATTCCGGAAATAAGTTTTATTGCGGCGGCGGCCCATGAGTTGATGCATGTCTGGCAATACATAAACGCCCCGGCCGATAACGATCCCGCCCTGTGCGAAGGCAGCTGTAATTACGCTTCCTACCTTGTCCTGGAACATTATCCAGACAAAATGGCTGAATACCAGAAGGAAACCATCAGGCAGGACCAGGATAAAATCTATGGTGATGGTTTTCGGCGAGTCAGCCGATTAGTCGAAGACCATGGCGCGGCCTTCTGGCTCAGACACCTGAAGAACCACAAAGAATTTCCGGCAGGCTACTAA
- a CDS encoding mechanosensitive ion channel — translation MIKDSTTVNVAISRNGADLADKFRDWLISIGVSTHLADYLGWIGMALAVLILALIANYIAKRILVAGVGYFVQKTKTRWDDALVENKVFTRLSHFAPALIIYFTAFLFPSIQDTIQRFSIVYMVLAGVLVINSFLNAVVDIYQSFDISRQRPIKGYIQIVKIIVFIFVGIIVISTLMNRSPLILLSGFGAMTAIIILVFKDSILGFVASIQLAGNDMVRIGDWIEMPKYGADGDVIDITLHTVKVRNWDKTISTIPAYSLISESFKNWRGMQESGGRRIKRAVHIDLSSIKFCTPEMLDRFEKFQLISDYVKNKRREITEYNKTNNFDTSELINGRNLTNIGTFRAYVAAYLRQHPKIHQDMTFLIRHLTPGPNGLPVEIYVFSNDQVWANYEAIQADIFDHILAIVPLFELRMFQNPTGFDFRSIVN, via the coding sequence ATGATAAAAGACAGTACCACCGTTAATGTCGCCATTAGCCGGAATGGCGCCGATCTGGCCGATAAATTCCGAGACTGGCTGATAAGTATCGGCGTTTCGACGCATCTGGCCGATTATCTCGGATGGATCGGAATGGCCCTCGCCGTTTTAATTCTGGCCCTGATAGCCAATTATATCGCCAAACGTATTCTGGTGGCGGGGGTGGGTTATTTTGTCCAGAAGACCAAAACGCGCTGGGATGACGCCCTCGTCGAAAATAAAGTCTTTACCCGCCTGTCCCATTTTGCTCCGGCTCTGATTATTTATTTTACGGCTTTTTTATTTCCTTCGATCCAGGATACCATCCAGCGTTTTTCGATAGTCTATATGGTTCTGGCGGGAGTCCTGGTCATTAATTCCTTCCTGAATGCGGTTGTTGATATTTACCAGAGTTTCGATATCTCCAGGCAACGGCCGATCAAAGGCTATATTCAGATCGTTAAAATCATTGTCTTTATTTTCGTCGGAATAATTGTCATTTCAACCCTGATGAATCGCTCGCCGCTGATCCTGTTGAGCGGCTTCGGAGCCATGACCGCCATCATTATCTTGGTATTCAAGGATTCCATCCTCGGTTTCGTGGCCAGCATTCAACTGGCCGGCAATGACATGGTCCGGATCGGCGACTGGATCGAAATGCCCAAATACGGCGCTGATGGCGATGTGATCGATATCACCCTGCATACTGTCAAAGTCCGAAACTGGGACAAAACCATTTCCACCATCCCGGCCTATTCGCTTATTTCCGAGTCATTTAAAAACTGGCGAGGGATGCAGGAATCCGGGGGGCGGCGCATTAAACGAGCCGTTCATATTGATCTCAGCAGTATTAAATTCTGCACCCCGGAAATGCTTGACCGGTTCGAGAAATTCCAGTTGATATCCGACTATGTAAAAAATAAACGCCGTGAAATTACTGAATACAATAAAACTAATAATTTCGACACCTCGGAACTGATTAACGGCCGAAACCTGACCAATATTGGTACCTTCCGGGCCTATGTCGCGGCCTATCTTCGCCAGCATCCTAAGATTCATCAGGATATGACATTTCTCATCAGACACCTGACTCCCGGTCCGAATGGCCTGCCGGTGGAAATCTATGTCTTCAGCAATGATCAGGTCTGGGCCAATTACGAGGCTATTCAGGCCGATATTTTCGATCATATACTGGCTATAGTGCCCCTGTTTGAATTAAGGATGTTCCAGAACCCCACCGGTTTCGATTTCCGATCCATTGTCAATTAA
- a CDS encoding phosphatase PAP2 family protein, which translates to MLDFIAWLGQMDTALFHFINTTLSNPVTDIIMPFVTLDLHLKIFYAFCLAVILWKGDKRLRLAVIFSLIVLAISDQLSSAVLKPLLERVRPCHTMEVHLLVGCGSGFSMPSSHAANLFGQAYLFRAITPESSKLLIPLAILVALSRVFVGVHYPGDLLVGAALGTLAGFGTGWLFIAIFDRRKGIPVLNGGDKVDSQN; encoded by the coding sequence ATGCTTGATTTTATCGCCTGGCTGGGGCAGATGGATACAGCCCTGTTTCATTTTATCAATACCACCCTGTCCAATCCGGTGACCGATATTATCATGCCCTTTGTCACGCTTGATCTGCATCTGAAAATATTCTATGCCTTTTGCCTGGCGGTTATTCTCTGGAAAGGCGATAAACGTCTTCGGCTGGCGGTGATATTTTCGCTGATCGTGTTGGCCATATCCGATCAGCTATCAAGCGCCGTGCTAAAACCACTTTTGGAACGCGTTCGTCCCTGTCATACGATGGAAGTGCATCTGCTGGTCGGATGCGGTTCCGGTTTTTCGATGCCGTCGTCGCATGCCGCCAACTTGTTCGGGCAGGCTTATTTATTCCGGGCGATAACTCCCGAGTCATCAAAATTACTCATTCCCCTGGCCATTTTAGTGGCGCTGTCGCGGGTTTTTGTCGGGGTGCATTACCCGGGTGATCTTCTAGTCGGGGCGGCTCTGGGAACGCTGGCCGGTTTCGGGACAGGATGGCTGTTTATCGCAATTTTCGATCGCAGGAAAGGGATTCCGGTTTTAAACGGAGGTGACAAGGTTGACTCCCAAAATTGA
- a CDS encoding YigZ family protein, with amino-acid sequence MDTTDSFYTIKTVSEIENKIKGSRFIGQAYPCRDEFEAADILGRIKKKYFDATHNCFAWRVGFGHDTKFKYSDDGEPSGTAGRPIYDRIEGNGLTNTMVIVTRYFGGTKLGTGGLTHAYSEAAAATIEKAGVIEKYITGQLTMMIPFPDYNIVERALHQAGAGILESDFSDIVRLTVEIRRSLVEQIRERLIDLTSGRIRIE; translated from the coding sequence ATGGATACCACCGACAGTTTCTATACCATCAAAACCGTTTCGGAAATAGAAAATAAAATCAAAGGCTCAAGATTTATCGGACAGGCTTATCCCTGCCGGGACGAATTCGAGGCGGCGGATATACTGGGTCGGATTAAAAAGAAGTATTTCGATGCGACGCATAACTGCTTCGCCTGGCGGGTCGGTTTCGGTCATGACACGAAGTTTAAATACTCGGATGATGGAGAACCATCGGGCACGGCCGGGCGGCCGATATATGACCGGATCGAGGGCAATGGTTTGACCAACACAATGGTAATCGTCACCCGATATTTCGGCGGCACCAAACTCGGGACCGGCGGTCTGACCCATGCCTATTCCGAGGCCGCCGCGGCTACTATTGAAAAGGCCGGAGTGATTGAGAAATATATTACCGGGCAATTAACCATGATGATTCCCTTCCCGGATTACAATATCGTGGAGCGAGCCTTGCATCAGGCAGGCGCCGGGATTCTCGAATCCGATTTTTCCGATATCGTTCGATTGACGGTCGAGATTCGCAGATCACTTGTCGAACAAATTCGGGAAAGATTAATTGACCTGACTTCGGGGAGGATTCGTATTGAGTAA
- a CDS encoding PAS domain S-box protein, whose translation MPERERPQDKIPELLEQLVRMEKINRVLMNRVEKCIDSSDSAFAIFGTNVLLNETIKQRTRELAGINERLLREVQERRQAEKTLGDSQKRLSGIINFLPDPTFIVDLDGIVITWNRAMTEMTGVKAEDIIGRGNYEYAIPFYGQRRPILIDMITYPQEKILEIYPELEKENETLIITTYISSLKNGCYIWAKARPLYDSDGNITGAIETIRDITVSKKNEQALKDGEELLKAIIESTEDGIIVTDENDKITYYNDRFARMWGYSREFLENADKKTLIKHAVGKLINSEEVADKNYNLHGKNDSNARIIHFKDSLVYVQYICPLIRDNKICGRVWNFRDITDSQKAEQDLRDSEARYRTLFDSAGDAIFIMKDDLFIDCNSKTLEVFGCTRNQIIGQPPYRFSPEFQPDGRDSKIKALEKINAALNGQPQFFEWTHIKYDNTPFNAEVSLNRMNIGHKVFIMAIVRDVTERKQAQEQKLKLQEELQRARRMESLGVLAGGVAHDLNNMLGPMVGYPELLLMKLPEDSPLRKQVKRIGNAARDAADVIQDLLTLARRGRYEMEPVSINTIIETYLDSPGYLELSSARHDIDVAVKLDKTPPNIHGSTPHLAKVIMNLIVNAFDAMPDGGHLEIETSHRRLARLIGGYKNMVDGDYVVLKVKDTGVGIAREDMEKIFEPYYSKKKMGTSGSGLGLSVVYGIVKDHKGYYDIISEPQKGTEFILYFPVTNKQVKTGCDDVVCSENHETVLVVDDEELQRQIAEDILASLNYRVTTVKNGHEAVEYLKNNSVDLVVMDMIMENGFDGLDAYREIIKIKPGQKAVIVSGFSATERVNEMQSLGAGPYVRKPYTRRDIARAIRETLHGTPVPSAAES comes from the coding sequence ATGCCGGAAAGAGAAAGACCTCAGGATAAAATCCCCGAACTACTGGAACAACTCGTCCGGATGGAAAAAATAAACCGGGTTCTCATGAATCGGGTCGAGAAGTGTATCGACAGCTCCGACAGCGCTTTTGCCATTTTTGGAACCAATGTCCTGCTCAACGAAACCATTAAGCAGCGGACCCGTGAACTGGCCGGGATCAACGAACGGCTTCTCCGGGAAGTGCAAGAACGCCGCCAGGCCGAAAAAACCCTGGGTGACTCCCAGAAACGGCTATCGGGAATAATCAATTTTCTACCTGACCCGACGTTTATCGTCGATCTGGATGGGATCGTCATTACCTGGAATCGCGCCATGACGGAGATGACCGGGGTGAAAGCCGAGGATATAATCGGACGGGGCAATTATGAATATGCTATCCCGTTTTACGGGCAAAGACGACCGATATTGATCGATATGATAACCTATCCTCAGGAAAAAATCCTTGAAATATACCCGGAACTGGAAAAAGAAAATGAGACTCTGATTATCACCACTTATATTTCTTCTCTTAAAAACGGTTGTTATATCTGGGCCAAGGCCCGGCCGCTTTATGATTCCGATGGGAATATTACCGGGGCGATCGAAACCATCCGCGATATCACGGTTTCCAAAAAAAATGAACAGGCCCTCAAAGATGGCGAGGAACTGCTCAAGGCCATCATTGAATCGACCGAGGATGGCATTATTGTCACCGATGAAAACGATAAGATAACCTATTATAATGACCGCTTTGCCAGGATGTGGGGATATTCAAGAGAATTCCTGGAAAATGCCGATAAAAAGACTCTGATAAAGCATGCCGTCGGGAAATTGATTAATTCCGAGGAGGTTGCGGATAAGAACTATAACCTTCATGGCAAAAATGATTCCAATGCCAGGATAATTCACTTCAAAGACAGCCTCGTTTATGTGCAATATATTTGTCCCTTGATCCGTGATAATAAAATATGCGGACGGGTCTGGAATTTCCGGGATATAACTGATTCCCAGAAGGCCGAACAGGATTTAAGAGACAGCGAAGCACGGTATCGGACTTTGTTTGATTCGGCCGGGGATGCCATCTTCATCATGAAGGATGATCTTTTTATCGACTGCAACTCCAAAACGCTTGAGGTCTTCGGTTGTACCCGGAATCAAATTATCGGTCAACCGCCTTACAGGTTTTCGCCGGAATTCCAGCCCGATGGACGCGATTCGAAAATTAAAGCACTGGAAAAGATCAATGCGGCTCTGAACGGTCAACCTCAATTTTTCGAATGGACCCATATCAAATATGATAATACACCATTCAATGCCGAAGTCAGCCTGAACCGGATGAATATTGGTCATAAAGTTTTTATTATGGCTATTGTCCGCGATGTGACCGAGCGAAAACAGGCCCAGGAGCAAAAACTGAAACTCCAGGAAGAACTCCAAAGGGCCCGCAGGATGGAATCGCTCGGGGTTCTGGCCGGAGGTGTGGCCCATGACCTGAATAATATGCTGGGTCCCATGGTCGGATACCCGGAACTGCTGTTGATGAAGCTTCCCGAAGATAGTCCTCTACGGAAACAGGTTAAACGAATAGGAAACGCCGCCCGTGATGCGGCCGATGTGATCCAGGATTTACTGACTCTGGCTCGCCGCGGACGATATGAAATGGAACCGGTCAGTATCAACACCATTATCGAAACCTATCTTGACTCCCCGGGGTACCTGGAATTATCCTCGGCTCGTCATGATATCGATGTGGCCGTAAAACTGGATAAAACTCCGCCCAATATTCATGGTTCCACTCCCCATCTGGCCAAGGTTATCATGAATCTGATCGTCAATGCTTTTGATGCCATGCCCGATGGCGGCCATCTTGAAATCGAAACATCGCACCGGCGGCTTGCCCGGCTGATCGGAGGCTATAAAAATATGGTCGACGGCGACTATGTTGTACTCAAAGTGAAGGATACCGGCGTCGGTATCGCCCGCGAAGATATGGAAAAAATATTCGAACCGTACTACTCCAAGAAAAAGATGGGAACCAGCGGTAGCGGTCTTGGATTGTCCGTTGTCTACGGAATCGTAAAGGATCATAAAGGCTATTATGATATTATCTCCGAACCGCAGAAAGGCACCGAATTCATTCTCTATTTCCCCGTCACCAATAAACAGGTTAAAACCGGATGCGATGATGTGGTTTGTTCGGAAAACCACGAAACCGTCCTGGTGGTCGATGATGAGGAACTCCAGCGCCAGATTGCCGAGGATATTCTGGCCAGTTTGAATTATCGGGTGACGACCGTTAAAAACGGTCATGAAGCCGTTGAATATTTGAAAAACAATTCGGTTGATCTGGTGGTTATGGATATGATTATGGAGAACGGTTTCGACGGGCTGGATGCGTATCGCGAGATAATCAAAATCAAACCCGGACAAAAAGCGGTTATTGTCAGCGGTTTTTCGGCCACCGAGCGGGTCAATGAGATGCAGAGTCTCGGGGCCGGCCCCTATGTCCGCAAACCATACACCCGCCGGGATATCGCCCGCGCCATCCGCGAGACTCTTCATGGTACACCGGTTCCCTCCGCCGCGGAATCATAA